The Streptomyces sp. NBC_00344 genome includes a window with the following:
- a CDS encoding helix-turn-helix domain-containing protein: MGSRLADNVVSNDSKDDLEKPFGLAVRARRREVGMTQAQLARVSGMSQAAISRLERGKCMPTIPLLKRVAVALNSVLYVAIEPRNRVAVAFRDIARPPRT; the protein is encoded by the coding sequence ATGGGGAGCCGACTGGCGGATAATGTTGTCAGCAACGACTCGAAGGATGACCTGGAGAAGCCCTTCGGTCTCGCTGTACGAGCGCGCCGCCGAGAGGTCGGCATGACCCAGGCGCAGCTGGCGCGGGTGTCCGGAATGAGTCAGGCGGCTATATCTCGTCTTGAGCGCGGGAAGTGTATGCCCACCATTCCGTTGCTGAAGCGGGTGGCGGTGGCGCTGAATTCTGTGCTCTACGTCGCGATCGAGCCCAGGAATCGTGTGGCGGTTGCGTTTCGGGACATCGCCCGGCCGCCCCGGACCTGA
- the mfd gene encoding transcription-repair coupling factor, with the protein MSLHGLLDATISDPALAEAVKAATDGHRTHVDLVGPPAARPFAVAALARETRRTVLAVTATGREAEDLAAALRSLMPAGLEDSVVDYPSWETLPHERLSPRSDTVGRRIAVLRRLAHPRADDPAAGPVSVVVAPIRSVLQPQVKGLGDLEPVSLRSGQSADLGQITEALAAAAYARVELVEKRGEFAVRGGILDVFPPTEEHPLRLEFWGDDIEEIRYFKVADQRSLEIAEHGLWAPPCRELLLTDDVRERAAALAQQHPELGELLNKIAEGIAVEGMESLAPVLVDDMELLLDVLPAGAMTVVCDPERVRSRAADLVATSQEFLQASWAATAGGGEAPIDLGAASLWGIADVRDRARELGMMWWSVSPFAADEDLGGDTIKLGMHAPESYRGDTARALADTKGWIADGWRTVYITEGHGPAARTVEVLGGEGIAARLDSDLAELAPSVVHVSCGSIDYGFIDPAIKLAVLSETDLTGQRTISKDLGRMPVRRRKTIDPLTLETGDFIVHEQHGVGRYIEMVQRTVQGATREYLLVEYAPAKRGQPGDRLYIPTDQLEQVTKYVGGESPTLHRLGGADWTKTKARAKKAVKEIAGDLIKLYSARMAAPGHAFAPDTPWQRELEDAFPYVETPDQLSTIAEVKEDMEKTVPMDRLICGDVGYGKTEIAVRAAFKAVQDGKQVAVLVPTTLLVQQHFGTFTERYAQFPVVVRALSRFQTDSEAKATLEGLRDGSVDLVIGTHRLFSSETRFKDLGLVIVDEEQRFGVEHKEQLKKLRANVDVLTMSATPIPRTLEMAVTGIREMSTITTPPEERHPVLTFVGGYEEKQIGAAVRRELLREGQVFYIHNRVDSIDRAAARLREIVPEARIQTAHGQMGESALEQVVVDFWEKKFDVLVSTTIVESGIDISNANTLIVERGDNFGLSQLHQLRGRVGRGRDRGYAYFLYPPEKPLTETAHERLATIAQHTEMGAGMYVAMKDLEIRGAGNMLGGEQSGHIAGVGFDLYIRMVGEAVADYRTAVDGGADEEPPLEVKIELPVDAHVPHEYAPGERLRLQAYRSIASANSEEDIKAVREELTDRYGKLPEQVENLLLVAGLRMLARACGVGEIVLQGSNIRFAPVELRESQELRLKRLHPRTVIKAAAHQILVPRPTAGRIGGKPVVGRELLSWTGEFLTTILGS; encoded by the coding sequence ATGAGCCTGCACGGTCTGCTCGATGCCACCATCTCGGACCCCGCGCTCGCCGAAGCGGTGAAGGCCGCCACCGACGGGCACCGTACGCATGTCGATCTGGTCGGCCCGCCCGCCGCGCGGCCCTTCGCGGTCGCGGCGCTGGCCCGGGAGACCCGGCGGACCGTACTCGCGGTGACCGCGACCGGACGGGAGGCCGAGGATCTGGCGGCCGCGCTGCGCTCGCTGATGCCGGCCGGCCTGGAGGACTCGGTGGTGGACTACCCGTCGTGGGAGACACTGCCGCACGAGCGGCTCTCGCCCAGGTCGGACACGGTGGGCCGGCGGATCGCCGTGCTGCGCCGCCTGGCGCATCCGCGCGCCGACGACCCGGCGGCCGGACCGGTCAGCGTGGTCGTCGCACCGATCAGATCGGTGCTCCAGCCGCAGGTCAAGGGGCTCGGCGATCTGGAACCCGTGTCCTTGCGCTCCGGGCAGTCGGCGGATCTGGGGCAGATCACCGAGGCGCTGGCGGCCGCCGCGTACGCCCGGGTGGAGCTGGTCGAGAAGCGCGGAGAGTTCGCCGTCAGGGGCGGCATCCTCGATGTGTTCCCGCCGACCGAGGAGCACCCGCTGCGGCTGGAGTTCTGGGGCGACGACATCGAGGAGATCCGCTACTTCAAGGTCGCCGACCAGCGCTCCCTGGAGATCGCCGAGCACGGTCTGTGGGCGCCGCCCTGCCGTGAGCTGCTGCTGACCGACGACGTACGGGAGCGGGCCGCCGCGCTGGCGCAGCAGCACCCGGAGCTCGGCGAGCTGCTGAACAAGATCGCCGAGGGCATCGCGGTCGAGGGCATGGAGTCGCTGGCTCCGGTACTCGTCGACGACATGGAGCTGCTGCTGGATGTGCTGCCCGCGGGTGCGATGACCGTGGTGTGCGATCCGGAGCGGGTGCGGAGCAGGGCCGCCGACCTGGTGGCCACGTCGCAGGAGTTCCTCCAGGCGTCGTGGGCGGCGACCGCGGGCGGCGGGGAGGCGCCCATCGACCTGGGCGCCGCGTCGCTGTGGGGCATCGCCGACGTCCGTGACCGGGCCCGCGAGCTCGGCATGATGTGGTGGTCGGTGAGTCCCTTCGCCGCGGACGAGGACCTCGGCGGCGACACCATCAAGCTGGGCATGCACGCGCCCGAGTCGTACCGCGGAGACACCGCCCGTGCGCTGGCCGACACCAAGGGCTGGATCGCGGACGGCTGGCGCACGGTGTACATCACGGAGGGCCACGGGCCCGCCGCCCGTACCGTCGAGGTCCTCGGCGGTGAGGGCATCGCCGCCCGGCTGGACTCCGACCTCGCCGAGCTCGCCCCCTCGGTCGTCCATGTGTCCTGCGGGTCGATCGACTACGGGTTCATCGATCCGGCGATCAAGCTGGCCGTGCTCTCCGAGACCGACCTCACCGGCCAGCGCACCATCTCCAAGGACCTCGGCAGGATGCCGGTCCGCCGCAGGAAGACCATCGACCCGCTGACTCTGGAGACGGGCGACTTCATCGTCCATGAGCAGCACGGTGTCGGCCGCTACATCGAGATGGTGCAGCGCACGGTGCAGGGCGCGACGCGTGAGTATCTGCTCGTCGAGTACGCCCCCGCCAAGCGTGGCCAGCCGGGCGACCGGCTCTACATCCCCACCGACCAGCTGGAGCAGGTCACCAAGTACGTGGGCGGCGAGTCCCCCACCCTGCACCGGCTCGGCGGCGCCGACTGGACGAAGACCAAGGCCCGCGCCAAGAAGGCGGTCAAGGAGATCGCCGGCGACCTGATCAAGCTGTACTCCGCGCGGATGGCGGCGCCCGGCCACGCCTTCGCCCCCGACACGCCCTGGCAGCGCGAACTGGAGGACGCCTTCCCGTACGTGGAGACGCCCGACCAGCTCTCCACCATCGCCGAGGTCAAGGAGGACATGGAGAAGACGGTTCCGATGGACCGGCTGATCTGCGGCGACGTCGGCTACGGCAAGACCGAGATCGCGGTGCGTGCCGCGTTCAAGGCGGTGCAGGACGGCAAGCAGGTGGCGGTCCTGGTGCCCACCACGCTCCTGGTCCAGCAGCACTTCGGCACCTTCACCGAGCGGTACGCACAGTTCCCCGTGGTCGTCAGGGCGCTGAGCCGCTTCCAGACCGACAGCGAGGCGAAAGCGACGCTGGAGGGCCTGCGGGACGGCTCCGTCGACCTGGTCATCGGCACCCACCGGCTGTTCTCGTCGGAGACCAGATTCAAGGATCTGGGCCTGGTCATCGTCGACGAGGAGCAGCGCTTCGGTGTCGAGCACAAGGAGCAGCTGAAGAAGCTCCGCGCCAATGTGGATGTCCTCACGATGTCCGCGACGCCGATTCCCAGGACCCTGGAGATGGCGGTGACCGGCATCCGGGAGATGTCGACGATCACCACACCGCCCGAGGAGCGCCACCCGGTGCTGACGTTCGTCGGCGGGTACGAGGAGAAGCAGATCGGGGCCGCCGTCCGCCGGGAACTGCTCCGGGAGGGCCAGGTCTTCTACATCCACAACCGGGTCGACTCGATCGACCGGGCAGCGGCGCGGCTGCGCGAGATCGTTCCCGAGGCCCGCATCCAGACCGCGCACGGTCAGATGGGCGAGAGCGCACTGGAGCAGGTCGTGGTCGACTTCTGGGAGAAGAAGTTCGATGTGCTGGTGTCCACGACGATCGTCGAGTCCGGTATCGACATCTCCAACGCCAACACCCTGATCGTCGAGCGCGGCGACAACTTCGGTCTGTCCCAGCTGCATCAGCTGCGCGGCCGGGTGGGCCGTGGCCGCGACCGCGGTTACGCGTACTTCCTGTACCCGCCGGAGAAGCCGCTGACGGAGACCGCTCACGAGCGGCTGGCGACGATCGCGCAGCACACCGAGATGGGCGCCGGTATGTATGTGGCGATGAAGGACCTGGAGATCCGCGGCGCGGGCAACATGCTCGGCGGTGAGCAGTCCGGCCATATCGCCGGTGTCGGTTTCGACCTGTACATCCGGATGGTCGGCGAGGCGGTGGCCGACTACCGCACCGCGGTCGACGGCGGTGCGGACGAGGAGCCACCGCTCGAGGTCAAGATCGAGCTGCCGGTCGACGCGCATGTCCCGCACGAGTACGCCCCGGGCGAGCGGCTGCGCCTCCAGGCGTACCGGTCGATCGCATCGGCCAACTCCGAGGAGGACATCAAGGCGGTACGGGAGGAGCTCACCGACCGCTACGGCAAGCTCCCCGAGCAGGTCGAGAACCTGCTGCTGGTGGCCGGTCTGCGGATGCTGGCGCGGGCCTGCGGCGTCGGCGAGATCGTGCTGCAGGGGTCCAACATCCGTTTCGCTCCAGTGGAGTTGAGGGAGTCGCAGGAGCTGCGCCTCAAGCGTCTCCATCCGCGTACGGTCATCAAGGCGGCGGCCCATCAGATCCTGGTGCCGCGTCCGACGGCAGGCCGGATCGGCGGCAAGCCGGTGGTGGGGCGTGAACTGCTGTCGTGGACCGGGGAGTTCCTGACGACGATCCTGGGGTCCTGA
- a CDS encoding HNH endonuclease family protein produces the protein MIRTRLVLSAATAAAAALALAGCKDGGLAAPDASGAPAGPAGKAAHGSALAAAEALPVKGRAPKTGYEREEFGSAWSDTDHNHCPTRDDVLKRDLRNVQYDKGDCQVASGTLVRDPYTGTTVKFVRGHSKVDIDHVVALSDAWQKGAQQWDKSRRTALANDPLNLLAVDSSTNRSKGDGDTATWLPAYKPSRCGYVARQVAVKKKYGLWVTGAERDAMKRVLSGCPKEKLPTG, from the coding sequence TTGATACGTACACGTCTCGTTCTCTCCGCAGCCACGGCTGCCGCCGCCGCGCTCGCTCTCGCGGGATGCAAGGACGGGGGGCTCGCCGCGCCCGATGCGTCGGGTGCCCCGGCGGGCCCGGCCGGGAAGGCGGCGCACGGATCCGCGCTCGCCGCTGCCGAGGCCCTTCCGGTCAAGGGACGGGCGCCCAAGACCGGTTATGAGCGGGAGGAGTTCGGCAGTGCCTGGTCGGACACCGACCACAACCACTGCCCGACCCGGGACGATGTGCTCAAACGCGACCTGCGGAACGTCCAGTACGACAAGGGCGACTGCCAGGTCGCATCGGGGACGCTGGTCAGGGACCCGTACACGGGGACGACCGTGAAGTTCGTGCGCGGACACAGCAAGGTCGACATAGATCATGTGGTCGCGCTCTCCGACGCCTGGCAGAAGGGCGCCCAGCAGTGGGACAAGTCGAGGCGGACGGCTTTGGCCAATGACCCGCTGAACCTGCTGGCCGTGGACTCGTCCACCAACCGCAGCAAGGGCGACGGTGACACCGCGACCTGGCTGCCCGCCTACAAGCCGTCCCGGTGCGGCTATGTGGCCCGCCAGGTGGCAGTGAAGAAGAAGTACGGGCTGTGGGTGACCGGTGCCGAGCGGGACGCCATGAAGCGGGTCCTGTCGGGCTGCCCGAAGGAGAAACTGCCCACCGGCTGA